The proteins below come from a single Oncorhynchus keta strain PuntledgeMale-10-30-2019 chromosome 1, Oket_V2, whole genome shotgun sequence genomic window:
- the znf648 gene encoding zinc finger protein 648 isoform X2, with protein sequence MTIVRTRTGGCLWFAYGEIGGRCRGTAKEVSSGKIHFQPQATFTTSIISSMAEEMPSWTSERFVDKVYISKRSIRKNLINKMHYVSHVPSESVKVNTAHKVESDSNPSDNDDTDSLSGSSYTGMIYLNPQTPTWTLAEKLAGLNSGKDKRLSLNQDLCSPPGSPAAIKHNVANRRGSTGLEGVYSDSSQQEEGNIKNGTKILLQRKVCSGDPSDLKLRLVREIRHVSHDVRDVRGNKGNWKGGEPLVIHPPLNKAMAMIDACEDKVPIVFAAMKKRGVEGDTENRPYKCTHCNWAFKKSSNLQSHLDTHSGLKPHICDLCGKAYSHQGTLQQHKRLHTGERPYHCPFCEKTYIWSSDYRKHIRTHTGEKPYVCETCSKDFVRSSDLRKHERNMHTNEKPFPCTQCGKTFNKPLSLLRHERTHLGERPFCCPICGKTFAVASRMAEHQKVHTGVRPYTCLVCTKSFTKSSNLLEHQAVHSGIRPHKCPQCGVAFAMVSRLVRHQRVHTGERPYDCTGCSMSFSRTAALKRHQEQTCAGRIFVCMECDKAFQCASQLTEHMVSHE encoded by the coding sequence AAGGAGGTGAGTTCAGGGAAAATCCATTTTCAGCCTCAAGCCACGTTCACCACCTCTATAATATCCAGTATGGCTGAAGAAATGCCTTCATGGACCTCAGAAAGGTTTGTTGATAAAGTATACATTTCAAAGAGAAGTATCCGGAAAAACTTAATAAACAAAATGCACTACGTTTCCCACGTGCCCTCAGAGAGTGTAAAAGTCAACACTGCTCACAAAGTGGAAAGTGACTCTAACCCATCTGATAATGACGATACTGATTCCCTCTCAGGTAGTAGCTACACTGGGATGATTTATTTAAACCCACAAACACCTACATGGACTCTGGCTGAGAAGTTAGCTGGGCTCAACTCTGGAAAAGACAAGAGACTGTCTCTCAATCAGGACCTCTGTAGTCCTCCAGGTTCACCTGCAGCCATTAAACATAATGTTGCCAATAGGAGAGGTTCTACAGGTCTGGAGGGGGTCTACTCAGACTCGTCACAACAGGAGGAAGGCAACATCAAGAATGGTACGAAAATACTTCTGCAGAGGAAAGTGTGCAGCGGTGATCCTTCCGATCTGAAGCTGCGTCTGGTGAGAGAGATCAGGCATGTTAGTCATGATGTGCGTGATGTACGTGGTAACAAGGGGAATTGGAAGGGTGGAGAACCGCTAGTCATTCACCCTCCACTAAACAAGGCTATGGCAATGATTGATGCCTGTGAGGATAAGGTGCCTATAGTGTTTGCTGCCATGAAGAAACGTGGAgtggagggagacacagagaacCGGCCCTACAAGTGCACTCACTGCAACTGGGCCTTTAAGAAGTCCAGCAATCTGCAGAGTCATCTGGATACTCATAGTGGCCTGAAGCCTCATATATGTGACCTGTGTGGCAAAGCCTATTCTCACCAAGGCACACTGCAGCAGCACAAGCGCCTGCACACTGGAGAGAGACCGTACCACTGCCCCTTCTGTGAAAAGACGTACATCTGGTCCTCCGATTACCGCAAGCACATTCGCACGCACACCGGAGAGAAACCGTACGTGTGCGAGACCTGCAGCAAGGACTTTGTGCGCTCCTCGGACCTGCGGAAGCATGAGCGCAACATGCACACCAATGAAAAACCCTTCCCGTGCACGCAGTGCGGCAAGACCTTCAACAAGCCACTGTCCCTGCTCCGCCATGAGCGCACTCACCTGGGCGAGCGGCCCTTCTGCTGTCCCATCTGCGGGAAAACCTTTGCCGTGGCCAGCCGCATGGCAGAGCACCAGAAGGTGCACACCGGGGTGAGACCCTACACCTGCCTGGTCTGCACCAAGTCCTTCACCAAGTCCTCCAACCTGCTGGAGCACCAGGCCGTACACAGCGGTATCCGCCCCCACAAGTGTCCTCAGTGCGGGGTGGCATTCGCCATGGTGTCCCGCCTGGTCCGTCACCAGCGTGTCCATACCGGAGAGAGGCCGTACGACTGCACAGGCTGCAGCATGTCCTTCAGCCGCACAGCTGCTCTGAAGCGCCACCAGGAGCAGACGTGTGCCGGGAGGATCTTTGTCTGTATGGAGTGTGACAAGGCTTTCCAGTGTGCCTCTCAGCTCACTGAGCACATGGTGAGCCATGAATGa
- the znf648 gene encoding zinc finger protein 648 isoform X1, with amino-acid sequence MVWDELDHRVKEKQPTSAQHMWELLQDCWKSIPGTAKEVSSGKIHFQPQATFTTSIISSMAEEMPSWTSERFVDKVYISKRSIRKNLINKMHYVSHVPSESVKVNTAHKVESDSNPSDNDDTDSLSGSSYTGMIYLNPQTPTWTLAEKLAGLNSGKDKRLSLNQDLCSPPGSPAAIKHNVANRRGSTGLEGVYSDSSQQEEGNIKNGTKILLQRKVCSGDPSDLKLRLVREIRHVSHDVRDVRGNKGNWKGGEPLVIHPPLNKAMAMIDACEDKVPIVFAAMKKRGVEGDTENRPYKCTHCNWAFKKSSNLQSHLDTHSGLKPHICDLCGKAYSHQGTLQQHKRLHTGERPYHCPFCEKTYIWSSDYRKHIRTHTGEKPYVCETCSKDFVRSSDLRKHERNMHTNEKPFPCTQCGKTFNKPLSLLRHERTHLGERPFCCPICGKTFAVASRMAEHQKVHTGVRPYTCLVCTKSFTKSSNLLEHQAVHSGIRPHKCPQCGVAFAMVSRLVRHQRVHTGERPYDCTGCSMSFSRTAALKRHQEQTCAGRIFVCMECDKAFQCASQLTEHMVSHE; translated from the coding sequence AAGGAGGTGAGTTCAGGGAAAATCCATTTTCAGCCTCAAGCCACGTTCACCACCTCTATAATATCCAGTATGGCTGAAGAAATGCCTTCATGGACCTCAGAAAGGTTTGTTGATAAAGTATACATTTCAAAGAGAAGTATCCGGAAAAACTTAATAAACAAAATGCACTACGTTTCCCACGTGCCCTCAGAGAGTGTAAAAGTCAACACTGCTCACAAAGTGGAAAGTGACTCTAACCCATCTGATAATGACGATACTGATTCCCTCTCAGGTAGTAGCTACACTGGGATGATTTATTTAAACCCACAAACACCTACATGGACTCTGGCTGAGAAGTTAGCTGGGCTCAACTCTGGAAAAGACAAGAGACTGTCTCTCAATCAGGACCTCTGTAGTCCTCCAGGTTCACCTGCAGCCATTAAACATAATGTTGCCAATAGGAGAGGTTCTACAGGTCTGGAGGGGGTCTACTCAGACTCGTCACAACAGGAGGAAGGCAACATCAAGAATGGTACGAAAATACTTCTGCAGAGGAAAGTGTGCAGCGGTGATCCTTCCGATCTGAAGCTGCGTCTGGTGAGAGAGATCAGGCATGTTAGTCATGATGTGCGTGATGTACGTGGTAACAAGGGGAATTGGAAGGGTGGAGAACCGCTAGTCATTCACCCTCCACTAAACAAGGCTATGGCAATGATTGATGCCTGTGAGGATAAGGTGCCTATAGTGTTTGCTGCCATGAAGAAACGTGGAgtggagggagacacagagaacCGGCCCTACAAGTGCACTCACTGCAACTGGGCCTTTAAGAAGTCCAGCAATCTGCAGAGTCATCTGGATACTCATAGTGGCCTGAAGCCTCATATATGTGACCTGTGTGGCAAAGCCTATTCTCACCAAGGCACACTGCAGCAGCACAAGCGCCTGCACACTGGAGAGAGACCGTACCACTGCCCCTTCTGTGAAAAGACGTACATCTGGTCCTCCGATTACCGCAAGCACATTCGCACGCACACCGGAGAGAAACCGTACGTGTGCGAGACCTGCAGCAAGGACTTTGTGCGCTCCTCGGACCTGCGGAAGCATGAGCGCAACATGCACACCAATGAAAAACCCTTCCCGTGCACGCAGTGCGGCAAGACCTTCAACAAGCCACTGTCCCTGCTCCGCCATGAGCGCACTCACCTGGGCGAGCGGCCCTTCTGCTGTCCCATCTGCGGGAAAACCTTTGCCGTGGCCAGCCGCATGGCAGAGCACCAGAAGGTGCACACCGGGGTGAGACCCTACACCTGCCTGGTCTGCACCAAGTCCTTCACCAAGTCCTCCAACCTGCTGGAGCACCAGGCCGTACACAGCGGTATCCGCCCCCACAAGTGTCCTCAGTGCGGGGTGGCATTCGCCATGGTGTCCCGCCTGGTCCGTCACCAGCGTGTCCATACCGGAGAGAGGCCGTACGACTGCACAGGCTGCAGCATGTCCTTCAGCCGCACAGCTGCTCTGAAGCGCCACCAGGAGCAGACGTGTGCCGGGAGGATCTTTGTCTGTATGGAGTGTGACAAGGCTTTCCAGTGTGCCTCTCAGCTCACTGAGCACATGGTGAGCCATGAATGa